From the Ferrigenium kumadai genome, one window contains:
- a CDS encoding AAA family ATPase yields MNQSLENVIRQAEQVIAGKPQQIRLALACLLARGHLLIEDMPGVGKTTLAHVLARTLGLEFQRIQFTSDLLPADILGVSVYQRDAANLSAGEFKFHPGPIFAQMILADEVNRATPKAQSALLEAMEERQVTIEGSTRPLPVPFFVIATQNPAYQVGTFPLPESQLDRFMMRIRMGYPDAQAERGLLSGVDRREIVAQLKPRMESAELLALQQRVREVFVSPALLDYIQAILRHTREADRYAHGLSPRAGLSLLAAARAWSLIDGRNAVLPEDVQAVLPGVVSHRLQTTGERANRDGDALAHELIEAVPIP; encoded by the coding sequence ATGAACCAGTCCCTCGAAAACGTCATTCGCCAGGCCGAACAGGTGATCGCCGGCAAGCCGCAGCAGATCCGCCTCGCACTCGCCTGCCTGCTGGCCCGCGGCCATCTGCTCATCGAAGACATGCCGGGCGTAGGCAAGACCACGCTGGCTCATGTGCTGGCGCGCACGCTGGGCCTGGAGTTCCAGCGCATCCAGTTCACCAGCGACCTGCTGCCCGCCGACATCCTCGGCGTATCGGTGTACCAGCGCGACGCAGCCAATCTGTCGGCGGGTGAATTCAAGTTCCACCCCGGCCCGATCTTCGCCCAGATGATCCTTGCCGACGAAGTGAACCGCGCCACGCCCAAGGCACAGAGTGCCCTGCTTGAGGCGATGGAGGAACGGCAGGTGACCATCGAGGGCTCGACGCGGCCGCTGCCCGTGCCGTTCTTCGTCATCGCCACCCAAAACCCGGCTTACCAGGTCGGCACCTTTCCGCTGCCCGAGTCTCAGCTTGACCGATTCATGATGCGCATCCGCATGGGCTATCCCGACGCACAGGCAGAACGCGGCCTGCTCTCCGGCGTGGACCGGCGCGAGATCGTCGCCCAGCTCAAGCCCCGCATGGAAAGCGCGGAACTGCTCGCCCTGCAGCAGCGCGTCAGGGAAGTGTTCGTCTCCCCCGCGCTGCTCGACTACATCCAGGCCATCCTGCGCCACACGCGCGAGGCGGACCGCTATGCCCACGGCCTGAGCCCGCGCGCCGGACTCTCCCTGCTCGCCGCTGCCCGCGCCTGGTCACTGATCGACGGGCGCAATGCCGTGCTTCCGGAAGACGTGCAGGCCGTGCTGCCCGGCGTGGTCAGCCACCGCCTACAGACCACCGGAGAGCGGGCAAACCGGGACGGTGACGCGCTGGCGCACGAACTGATCGAGGCGGTACCCATCCCGTAA
- a CDS encoding Mth938-like domain-containing protein translates to MHLTRLGDTKMFTAHGADYVTVSGERYGTSVVVLADEVRSDWRVAGFDALTEADFAWFLALKPEVLLFGTGARQRFAHPKLYRALTDAGIAVEFMDTPAACRTYNILVAEDRRVAAAILL, encoded by the coding sequence ATGCATTTGACCCGCCTGGGCGATACCAAAATGTTCACCGCGCACGGCGCCGACTACGTGACGGTCAGCGGCGAACGCTACGGCACCAGCGTCGTGGTGCTCGCCGATGAGGTGCGCAGCGACTGGCGGGTCGCCGGCTTCGATGCACTGACCGAGGCCGATTTCGCCTGGTTCCTCGCCCTCAAGCCGGAAGTGCTGCTGTTCGGAACCGGGGCGCGGCAGCGCTTCGCCCACCCGAAGTTGTATCGCGCGCTGACCGATGCGGGCATCGCCGTCGAGTTCATGGACACCCCGGCGGCCTGCCGCACCTACAACATTCTGGTGGCTGAGGACCGCAGGGTCGCCGCCGCTATCCTGCTCTAG